In Acropora muricata isolate sample 2 chromosome 11, ASM3666990v1, whole genome shotgun sequence, one DNA window encodes the following:
- the LOC136890542 gene encoding uncharacterized protein, protein MALSNTPFPCFKSTGDDKHDIDIYTEDLKDYRVMQNWFDSSKETEAQRWTKPDKAIPRLRASLPPAARAIYKYSLGLSDEDQKKPHLVIDALGKFYGASIGVSGERQKFLRLLQEENEPIASWETRVRNQGAQCEYEDFADKLMRDQFIAGLTSLRVKLIGKGNRHRDAQTKIALREVVEVAKSFEATTYESEQDEETFANDAISASSTAKKPATKFFAHLQLVHKGKTKVVRAQIDSASTCNTIPEGSLHNLFPGIKISKSKASISTYGNQILHPKGQVSLCCVRRGKCYTLNFLVVDVPQEKPPLLSGSDAQALRFLNIFADETHMADDVVKNPPLHLVLGSITKQNVLQRYANIFEPGRGKPLRNPLHIEMDPSVTPVHAPRSLRDLKNINDDSMNFFMGFLKSSTLQTTFGYLGVVTP, encoded by the coding sequence ATGGCTCTTTCTAATACACCGTTTCCGTGCTTTAAGTCGACAGGTGACGATAAACATGACATCGACATCTACACGGAAGATTTGAAAGATTACCGTGTAATGCAGAACTGGTTTGACTCTTCGAAGGAAACTGAAGCGCAAAGGTGGACTAAACCTGACAAAGCGATCCCCCGTCTTAGAGCATCCTTGCCTCCGGCGGCTCGAGCAATTTACAAATATAGCTTGGGACTAAGCGACGAGGATCAGAAGAAACCTCACCTAGTTATAGATGCGTTAGGAAAATTTTATGGCGCCAGCATCGGAGTCTCTGGGGAGAGGCAAAAATTTCTCCGTTTACTGCAAGAGGAAAATGAGCCGATCGCTTCGTGGGAAACACGAGTTCGTAATCAAGGAGCACAGTGCGAGTATGAAGATTTTGCGGACAAGCTTATGAGAGATCAATTTATAGCTGGTTTAACATCACTTCGTGTCAAGTTGATAGGGAAAGGAAACAGGCACCGAGATGCACAGACAAAAATAGCCTTGAGGGAAGTAGTCGAAGTGGCCAAGAGTTTTGAAGCCACCACTTACGAATCTGAACAAGATGAAGAAACTTTCGCGAATGACGCGATATCAGCATCATCCACTGCCAAGAAGCCGGCCACGAAATTTTTCGCACACCTTCAACTGGTTCACAAAGGAAAGACGAAAGTCGTCAGGGCACAGATTGATTCTGCCTCTACGTGTAATACCATACCTGAAGGTTCCCTTCACAATCTGTTTCCTGGTATTAAAATCTCGAAATCAAAGGCTTCAATTAGCACCTATGGGAATCAAATCCTGCACCCAAAGGGACAGGTGTCTCTCTGTTGTGTAAGGAGAGGAAAATGTTACACTCTAAATTTCCTCGTGGTGGATGTCCCTCAGGAAAAACCACCTCTTCTCAGCGGAAGTGATGCGCAAGCTCTTCGCTTCTTAAACATTTTTGCAGACGAGACTCATATGGCTGATGATGTCGTAAAGAACCCACCCTTGCATCTCGTACTGGGATCAATCACTAAACAGAACGTCCTTCAACGCTACGCGAATATCTTCGAACCAGGGCGTGGGAAGCCCCTCCGAAACCCTCTGCATATAGAAATGGACCCTAGTGTTACACCGGTCCATGCTCCCAGATCTCTTCGGGACCTGAAGAATATCAACGACGACAGCATGAATTTCTTCATGGGCTTCCTGAAGTCATCAACATTGCAGACGACATTTGGATATTTGGGTGTGGTGACACCATAG